A single region of the Arthrobacter sp. zg-Y20 genome encodes:
- a CDS encoding Lrp/AsnC family transcriptional regulator, which yields MAATPATTATPKPTQVLDDIDRKILAVLRSDGRASFTAVAQAVHISRAHAYSRIARLTDTGVLSRFTALVDPEKAGLGSSAYVTLKVRQHAWRELKDRLVDIPEIHHIALVGGSFDVIVLVRAEDNVHLRRVIFDQLQSMPGVLDTQTFLVFEERDTR from the coding sequence ATGGCAGCTACACCGGCAACCACAGCAACACCGAAGCCAACACAGGTGCTGGACGATATCGACCGGAAGATCCTGGCCGTCCTGAGGTCCGACGGCCGGGCGTCTTTTACCGCCGTGGCCCAGGCCGTGCACATTTCCCGGGCGCACGCCTATTCGCGGATCGCACGGCTCACCGACACCGGTGTCCTCAGCCGATTTACCGCCCTGGTGGATCCGGAAAAGGCCGGACTGGGCTCCTCCGCCTATGTCACCCTGAAGGTCCGCCAGCATGCCTGGCGGGAATTGAAGGACCGGCTCGTGGATATCCCGGAAATCCACCACATCGCGCTGGTGGGCGGTTCCTTCGACGTCATTGTGCTGGTCCGGGCCGAGGACAACGTCCACCTGCGGCGGGTCATCTTCGACCAGCTGCAGTCCATGCCCGGGGTCCTGGATACCC